GCGCTGCCGCGTCCCGAGTCATGGGGCGCGGCAGCGCTGCTCGGGCAGGTCGTCAGGCGAGGGTGACCTCGACCGGCAGCTTCTTGATGCCGTTGACGAAGTTGGAGCGGACGCGCGGGACGTCGCCGGCCAGCCTGATGTCGGCGATCCGTGGGATCAGCTCCTCGAACATGATGCGGATCTCGGTGCGGGCGAGGAGGTTGCCCAGGCAGAGGTGGGGGCTGCCCTTGCCGAAGGTGACGTGGTCGTTGTCGGCGCGGGCGACGTCGAAGTCGTAGGGGTCGCCGAACACGGTCTCGTCGCGGTTTCCGGAGGCGAACCACATGACGACCTTGTCGCCCTCCCTGACCTGCTTGCCGCCGAGTTCGACGTCGCGGGTCGCGGTGCGGCGGAAGTGGTAGACGGGGGAGGCCCAGCGCAGGAACTCCTCGACCGCGCCGGGGATCAGGGAGGGGTCGTCCTTCAGCCTGGCCAGCTGCTCGGGGTGCTGGAGGAGGGCCAGCAGGGAGTGGGAGATGGTGTGCCGGGTGGTCTCGTTGCCGGCGACGACCAGAAGCAGGAAGTAGTTGTCGAAGTCCTGCGCGGACAGCGGGACTCCGTCGCGCGGGGTGGTGTTGACTAGCCGGGAGACCAGGTCCGTGCCGTCGCCGCCGCGCCGCTGCCGGGCCAGCTCACGGCCGTACTCGAAGACCTCGAGGGAGGCGGGGGAGCGGAAGGGCAGATCGCGGTACTGCTCGCTCTCCGTACTGTGCAGCAGTACGTCGGCGTAGTCGGGGTCGGTGTTGCCGATGATGCGGTTGCCCCAGTCGATGAGCTGCTGGTTGTCCTCCGGCGGCACGTCGAGCAGGCGGGCGAGGACGTTGATGGGGAAGTCGGCGGAGACGTCGGCGACGAAGTCGAAGGAGCCCTTGGCCAGGGCCGCGTCCAGGGTCCTGGCGGTCAGGCCGCGCAGGAAGTCGCCGTAGCTGTTGATGACGCCGGCGCCGAACTGGCGTTGGATCACGCTGCGCATCGCGCGGTGGCGGACGCCGTCCATCTCCAGGATGGAGGCGCGCTTCTTGATCTGGTCGTCGTCGACCTCTTCCAGGTTGACGAACCGGGTCGAGGTGAAGGTCTCGGCGTCCCGGTCGACGCGGGCGATGTCCGCGTGCCGGGTCACCGCCCAGAAACCGGAGTTGGGGGCCTCCTCCGGCTGCCAGTGGACCGCGTCCTCGTGGCGCAGGGTGTGGAACATGCGCCACGGTGTGACGCCGTCCGCGAAGTTGTCGAGGTCGGCGAGGTCCACCTGGTCGAGCGGCAGGGGCTCGTCGAGGGCGGCGCGCAGCTCGGCGCGGGTGGTGGGGACGGTGGGGACGGTGGGGACGGTGGGGACGGTGGGGACGGCGGGACTGGTCATGGCGGATCTCCTGACGACGGCTTCGACGGGCTTACAGGTGGTAGGCGTACTCGGTGAACTCCCAGTCGGTGACATGCCGTCGGAAGCGTTCGACCTCGTCCCGTTTGTAGGTGACGAAGGAGGTGGTGAAGTCCTTGCCGAGGACGTCGGTCAGGGCGGTGTCCGCCTCCAGCGCGTCGAGCGCGGCCGACAGACTCGCGGGCAGCAGGGCGGAACGGGCGGTGTCGTAGCCGTAGCCCTCCAGCGGGGCGGGCGGCTCCTCGCCGGCCTGGACGCCGAGCAGGGCGGCGGCGATCGTGCCCGCGATCAGCAGGTAGGGATTGGCGCTGGCGTCGCCGAGGCGCAGTTCGAGACGGGCGCCGCCGCCGCGCTCGGGCGGGACGCGGACCATGGCGCTGCGGTTGTCGAGCCCCCAGTCGATCAGCCAGGGCGCGAGGGTGTCGGGTCCGAAGCGCTTGTACGAGTTCACGGTCGGGTTGGCCAGGGCCGCGAGCGCGGGCGCGTGGGCGAGGATGCCGGCGAGGGCGTGCCGTGCGGTGGCGGAGAGGCCGTAGGCGCCGGAGGGGTCGTCGAAGGCGTTGCGGACCCCGTCCTCGTCGGAGGCGTCGCAGGACAGGTGGAGATGGAAGCCGGAGCCGCCCGCGTCGCCGAAGGGCTTGGCCATGAAGGTGGCCATGTTGCCCTCCTTGCGGGCCAGCTCCTTGACGGCCGCCTTGAAGCGGAAGGCGCGGTCGGCGGCGTCCAGGGCCTCGGAGTGGGTGAGGTTGATCTCGTACTGGCCGCCGTCGAACTCGTGGTTGCCGGTGACGACGCCGAGGCCCAGGTCACGCAGCTGCCGCAGGGTGCGCAGCAGATGGTTCTCGGGGTCGGCGCGCAGGCCGGCGGTGTAGACGGCGCCGGCGGCCTCCGGCGAGCGGCGCCAGCCGGTGGGGGCGCCGGGGGCGGGCTCCAGGAGGAAGTACTCCAGCTCGGGCCCGACGACCGGCCGCAGGCCCTGCTCGCGGCAGCGGGCCAGGACGGTGCGCAGCAGGTCGCGCGGTGACTCGGGGGCGGGGAGGCCGGTCGCCGGGTCGGTGACCTCGCCGAGACAGGTGGCGACGCCCGGCTCCCAGGGCAGCGGGGTCGTCGTGGCCAGGTCGGGGCGGACGCACACGTCCGGCAGGCCGGCGTCCAGCCCGCCCGCGACCGGGACCACGTCGCCCTGTGGGGTGGTGTGGTACACGGCGCGACAGAAGGCCAGGCCGTGGTCGCAGGCCGACGGCAGGTGGTCCAGCAGAACGTCCCGGCCGCGGTCGGTGCCGATGAGGTCGGGGTAGATCACCCGGACCACGTCGACGCCCTCGGCGGCGAGCCGTTCCATGTGCCGGCGGATGTCTGGGGTGTCGGATGCGCTCACCGATGTCTCCTTGGGCGGGTGGGCAACTCGTTTGGTCCCGAACGGTATGGAGGCGGGTCGCCGTCCCGCAAGAGGGTGGTCCAAAGAATTTATCCACCTGGACAGGTATTGACCAGAGGGGAGCGACTTCCTATGTTGTTTGAAGCCAAACGAGTCAGGGGTGCGGCTCTTTCGCACCCCTTTGGCCGAGGGGCCCGGCCCGGCCGCGACCGGGTCGGGCCCCTCCCACCCCCTCTCCCCGCTCCGACGCCCTCACCCTCAGGAGGACCGCGATGAAGGTCGTCGTCGACATGAACAAGTGCCAGGACCACGGCCAGTGCGTCTTCGCCGCCCCCGACGTCTTCTCCCTGGACGACGACGGACACCTGATCTACGTCTCCGACCCCGACGACGCGCTGCGCGACGAGGTCGAGGAGGCCGCGGACGTCTGTCCGCTCCAGGCCATCCGGATCGCGGGCTGAGTCCCCGTGACCGCACCCATGAACGCTCCCCGGGCCGCATCCATGACCGGGCGCGCGACCGCACCCACGACCGCACCCATGACCACACCCATGGCAGGGCGCATAGTCGTCGCGGGCGCCTCGATGGGCGGCCTGCGCGCCGCCGAGCAGCTTCGCGCGGCGGGCTGGACCGGGGCGATCACGGTCGTCGGCGACGAGCCGCACATGCCCTACAACCGGCCTCCGCTGTCCAAGGAGGTCCTGGCCGGCAAGGCCCCCTTCGAGTCGCTGGCCTTCACACCGAAGGCGGCCGCCGCCGACGTGGAATGGCGGCTCGGCACGAAGGTCGTCGCGGCACGACTCTGCGAACGGATCGTCGTACTCGACGACGGGTCGGAGATCTCGTACGACGGACTGGTCGTCGCCACCGGAATGCGCCCCCGGCGGCTGCGCTGCAAGGGCCCGCTCGCCGGCCGTCACACCGTCCGCACCCTCGCCGACGCCCAGACCCTGAGGGACGAACTGACCCGGCCGGACGCCCGAGTGGTCGTCGTCGGCGCCGGATTCATCGGCTGCGAGGTCGCCGCCACCGCTGTAGGACTCGGCGTCCGCGAGGTGACCGTCGTCGATCCGCTGCCGTTGCCCATGGTGGGCCCGCTCGGCGAGCTGCTCGGACGCGCGCTGCTGAAGCGGCACGAGGAGCGCGGGGTGCGTTTCGCGCTCGGCGCGGGCGTCGCCGGGTTCGAGGGCGAGGACCGGGTGACCGGGGTCGTCCTCGGCGACGGGAGGGTCCTGCCGGCCGACGTGGTCGTGGAGTCCGTCGGCTCGATCGCCAACGTCGAGTGGCTGCGGGACAACGGACTCGACCTCTCCGACGGCGTGCTGACCGACGAGCGGCTGCGGATCGGCGGACACCCGGAGGTCGTCGCGGTCGGCGACGTCGCCCGCTTCCCCAATGCCCGCTACGACGGCGTACCCCGCCGCGTCGAGCACTGGTCCATCCCCACGGACACCGCCAAGCATGCCGCGAAGACCCTCGTGGCCCATCTCGCCGGCGCGGACGGGGAGTCGGCTCCCTTCGCGCCGCTGCCGACCTTCTGGAGCGACCAGCACGAGTTCCGGCTGCAGTCCTTCGGAGCGCCCGTCCTCGGCAAGGGCGACGTCCGTGTCCTGGAAGGAGATCCGGACGGAGACGTCCTGGTCGGCTACCACGCCGGCGGTCGGCTGGTCGGCGTCGTCGCGCTCGGCGGCCAGGCCGTGGCGAGGGGCGCCGCCGGTTATCGCGCCCAGTTGCTCAAGTCGCCCGCCCTCACCGTGTAAGGAAGCCCGTCATGTCCCCTGTCCGTGGTTACTTCCACCCCAAGACGGCGACCGGTTCGTCGTCGCTGATCCCGTCCCCGCCGTGGCGCTACTCCGGCGACCTGCTCACCGTCGAGTACCGCACGGATCCCTCGCGGGTGCGTGAACTGCTGCCCGAGCCACTGGAGTTGGCGGACGAGGACCCCGGCGCGGTCGCGCTGATCTGGGCCGACTGGCAGTCCTGCTCCGGGCCGGGAGAGGAACTGCTGGACCCGGTGCGGGCTCAGTACAAGGAGGCGTTCGCGGTGGTCCGCTGCCAGTACAAGGGGCGGACCTACACCCGCTGCGTCTACATCTGGGTCGACAAGGACTTCGCGATCGCGCGCGGTCTGCACCAGGGCTATCCGAAGAAGCTCGGCTCGATCCATCAGACGCGTCCTCATCCGTACGGTCCCGCTCCGCGGATCGAGGCCGGGGCGCGGTTCGGCGCGACCCTCGCTGCCGCCGACCGACGCCTCGCCCAGGTCGTGGTGACCCTGCGGGAGCCGTCGGAGACGAACGGCTTCGTCAACGGGCATCCCATGGCCCACCACCGCTGGCTGCCGTCGATCGAGAAGGGCAAGGGGCTCGCCCTCGACGAGCTCATCGAGTCCGGCGCGGCTTCCTTCGAGGGCGGGCAACCGTGGGTCGGCGACGCCGAGTTGGAGATCTTCGAGGCGCCTACCGAGGAGCTGGCCCGGCTGGAGATCAGGGAGCCGATCGCCGCGTACTACCGGCAGGTGGGCGTGGTCTGGGACGGCGGCCGGCTGTTGGAGTCCGGCACGTCCGGAGTCGAGTAGCAACCCCGTTACAGCACACAGGACTTGGAGAGTGGACATGACCGAGCACACCCTCACGGTGGCCGGGGTCGCCGTCGACGCCCGGCACTGGATCGGCGGCCGACGCGTCGCCTCCGCCGAGACGTTCACCGACGTCTCACCGATCGACGGCCATACGATCGGCGAGATCGCCCGCGGTACGGCGGTGGAGGTCGCGGCCGCCGTCGCCGCGGCGAAGGCCGCCTTCCCCGCCTGGGCGGGCACCTCCCGCGCCGAACGCGCCCGCATCCTGCACGCCGTCGCCGACGGCGTGGAGAAGCGGATCGAGGAACTGGCCATCGTCGAGACCACCGACAACGGCGCGCTCCTGCGCTCGCACCGCCGGGGTGTGATGCCCAGGGTCGCCCACAACTTCCGCTTCTTCGCGGACTGGCTGCTGACGCTGGACCGCGAGGACTTCGACACCCGCGGTCACTCGAATCACGTCTCGTGGGACCCGGCGGGCCCCAGCGTGCTGATCACTCCGTGGAACGCGCCCTTGATGCTGGCCACCTGGAAGGTCGCCCCGGCTCTGGCGGCGGGGAACACGGTCGTCCTCAAGCCCGCCGAGTGGTCCCCGCTGACCGCCTCCCTGCTGGCCGACATCGCGGCCGAGGCCGGGCTGCCCGCCGGTGTCCTCAACGTCGTCCAGGGCTACGGCTCGGAGATCGGCGACGCCCTCACCTCGCACCCGGACGTGCGCCGGATCAGCTTCACGGGCTCCGTCCCGACCGCCAAGCGGATCGCCGAGTCGGCCGCCGCCAACCTCACTCCGCTCAGTCTCGAACTCGGCGGCAAGTCCCCGCTGTTGGTCTTCGCCGACGCCGACCTCGACCTGGCCGTGGACCTCGCGGTGGAGCAGTACGACAACGCCGGACAGGTCTGCCTCGCGGCCACCCGTCTCCTCGTCGAGGAGTCGATCAGCGAGGAGTTCACCCGCCGGTTCGTGGAGAAGGCCGCAGCGCTCACGCAGGGCGACCCGCGCGAGGAGGCCACCGACATCGGGCCGAACATCCACCCCCGCCAGCTGGAGAAGATCGACGGCTTCGTGCAGCGGGCGCTGGACGCCGGAGCCCGCGCGGTCATCGGCGGACACCGCAAGGACGGCCAGTACTACGAACCGACCCTGCTCGCCGACGTCGCCCAGGACTCGGAGATCGTCCAGGAGGAGGTCTTCGGCCCGGTCCTGACCCTCCAGACCTTCACCGACGAGGAGGAAGCCGTCCGGCTCGCGAACGACACCCGCTTCGGGCTCGCCGCCACGCTCGCCACCGGTGACCCCGCACGCGCCGAACGCGTCACCGCGCAGCTCGTGGCGGGCACGGTCTGGGTCAACTGCTTCTTCGTCCGCGACCTCCAGGCCCCCTTCGGCGGCTCCCGCCACTCCGGCGTCGGCCGCGAGGGAGGCACGTGGAGCTTCGACTTCTACTGCGACCTCAAGAACACCGTCACCGCACCGAACGGATGGCACGACCATGGGTGAGATCGTCGGGGCGGGCCTCCTCGCCCACGTCCCCACCATCGTCCTTCCCGAGGCCGACCGGCTCGAACTCAACGACGGCAAGGAGATCACCCTCGTCACCGGCCTGAGGCAGCTCCGCAAGGAGGTCTTCGAGCGCGACGACTACGACACCGTCGTCGTCCTGGACTCGCACTGGGCGACCACCGTCGAGTTCGTCGTCACCGCCCAGCAGCGCCGCGCCGGTCTCTTCACCTCGGAGGAGCTGCCGCGCGGCATGTGCCGGATGCCCTACGACTTTCCCGGCGATCCCGAACTCGCCCGGAACATAGAGAAGTTCGCGGACGAGCACGGCACCTGGATCACCGCGATCGAGGACGACTACCTGCCGATCTACTACGCGACCATCAACCTCTGGAAGTTCCTGGGGGAGGGGCTGCCCGACAAGCGGTGGGTGACCATCGGCGTCTGCCAGACTGGTGACATGGAGGACCACCTGCGTCTCGGGCGGGCGCTCGCCGACGGCATCGCCGCCACCCCCGGCCGGCGCGTCCTGCTCATCGCCTCCGGCGCCCTCTCGCACACGTTCTGGCCGCTGCGTGAGCTGCGCGACCACGAGTCCAGTGACCCGGTGAACATCTTCACGCCTCAGGCGCGCGCGGCGGACCACGAGCGCATCGACTGGTTCAAGGAGGGCCGGCACGACAAGGTCCTCGACACGATGGACGAGTTCGGGAAGTACAGGCCCGAGGCGAAGTTCTTCCACTACCTGATGATGGCCGGCGCCCTCGGCGAACAGGCCTGCGTTGCCAAGGCCCGTCAGTACGGGGAGTACGAGAACTCGATCGGCACCGGCCAGGTCCACCTCTGGTTCGACCGCCCGGCCGACGGCTGGACCGGCGCCGGCCTGCCCGCGACCCCGTCCCCGCGCACCCCTCACAGCCGTAGCTAGTCGTATCCAGGAGCCCTCATGCCCCAATACCGCCGTATCCTCCTCGCCGGCGCCGCCGTCCAGGTCACCGTCGACGGCGACGAACTCGTCGCCGGGGACGGCCGCCGCGTCAAGACCGAGGAGGCGCAGCACCTGCCCCCGGCGGTCCCCTCGAAGGTGATCGCCGTCCACCTCAACCACCGCAGTCGCGTCGACGAGTTCGGGATCGAACTCCCGGCCACGCCCACCTACTTCCACAAGCCGACCTCCTCCCTCAACTCCCACCAGGGCGCGATCGTCCGCCCCGAGGGCTGCAAGTGGCTCAACTACGAGGGCGAGGTCGCCATCGTCATCGGCAGGACGGCGCGGAACGTCTCCCCGGCCGAGGCGGGGGAGTACATCGCCGGCTACACGATCGCCAACGACTACGGCCTGCACGACTTCCGCGACACCGACGCCGGCTCCATGCTCCGCGTGAAGGGCTCCGACACCCTCTGCCCCCTCGGCCCCGGCCTGGTCACCGACTGGGACTTCCACGGCAAGACCCTGCGGACGTACGTCAACGGCGAGGTCGTCCAGGACGGCTCGACCGACGAGATGCAGTGGGACATGCACTACCTCGTCGCCGACATCGCCCGCACCATCACCCTCCATCCCGGCGACGTCCTGCTCTCCGGCACCCCCGCCAACTCCCGGCCCGTACAGCCCGGCGACGTCGTCGAGGTCGAGGTCGAGGGCCTCGGCAGACTCACCAACCACATCGTCACCGGCCCCACCCCCATCCGCACCGACGTCGGCGCCCAGCCCACCGAGTCCGAGGAAGTGCTGTCCACCGCGCTCGGCGGCGACTGGGAGTTCCGCGGCATCCGCCCGCCCAGGCGCTGATGGCGTCCATGCCCGTTCACCCCGTCGGACTCATGCCCGGTCACGGAAGCGGCCGGGTAGGGTCGCAGCCATGACCGAATCCGCCGAGACTCCTGAAGACGGCAAGCCGCGTCCGCGCATGAACTACGGACAGGGCCGGGAGGCCCTGCTCAACGCCGCCGTGCGGGTCGTGGCGCAGGGCGGGTTGCGCAAGCTCACCTACCGGGCGGTCGCGCAGGAGGCGGGGACCACGCACGGACTGGTCGTCCACCACTTCGGCTCCCGGGACGCGCTGATCGAGGAGGCGCTCGCGCACGCGATCCGCACCTCGCTGAACACCAGCGCTCTGGAGCCCGGCACCGGCGAGGTCGCGGACTTCTCGGTGGGGGTGTCCGACATGGTCACGGCCGATCCCGACATACAGGCCTTCCAGTACGAGCTGCTGCTGGAGTCCCGGCGCCGCCCCGAGCTGCTGCCGCACCTGCGCGCGCTGTACGACGAGTACTTCGACGCCACCGGGCGCGAGCTGACCCGGATGCTGCCCGACGGGGCCGGCCGCCCGCTGACCCGACTGGTCTTCGCCGCCCTGGACGGGCTCGTGCTGCACCAGCTGGTCTTCGGCGAGCCCGAGACCACCGACGCCGCCATCGAGGAGCTGCGCACCCTGCTCCGACTGCTGGCCGCCGCCGGACACGACGCCCCGGAAAGCGCCGTCTGAGCCACTGACCCGCGCATTCCGAGGCCCTGGACGTCCGTCGTCCGGGGCCTCGGCGGTTTCGCAGCGGTTACGGTCCCGCAAGGAAGCGGAAGGCGCCCGAGGATCTCCGCGCAACCCCTTGCCAAACGGATAGTTCCAACCCACTATGAAGCAACTCGTTTGGCCTGAAACGATTCCCTCTTCTCCCTGGCAGGTGATCCGAGTGGACAGTCAGACGGCGGTCGTGAACGAGACCGCGCCCGACGCCTCCACCGCAGGCAAGCTCAAGCCCAACTCGCTCGGCGTTCTGGGCATCCTCTTCTTCGTCCTCTCCGCCCAGGCCCCGCTCACCGGGGTCGCGGGCGCGGTGCCCATCGCCGTGGCCATCGGCAACGGCGCCGGCGCCCCCGCCGCCTATCTGGCGGCCGGTGTGATCACCCTGCTGTTCTCGGTCGGCTTCGTGGCCATGGGCCGGCACGTCGTCGACGCCGGGGCCTTCTACACGTACATCGGCAAGGGCCTCGGTCGGCGCCTCGGGACCGGCAGCGCCGGGATCGCGCTCTTCGCCTACTGTGCGATCCAGGCCGCCATGTACGGCCTGTACGGCGCGACCGTGAGCGGTCTGCTGGGGCAGTACACGGGTGCGGACGTGCCCTGGTGGGCGTGTGCCGTGGTCACCATGGCGATCGTGCAGGTGCTGGGCGCGTCGGGCATCGAGATGGGCGCGAAGGTGCTGGCCGTCTTCGTGCTGGCGGAGTTCAGCATCCTGGCGGTCTTCGCGCTGGTCACCCTCTTCAAGGGCGGCGGGCCCGAGGGGCTCGGCCTCGCCCGGTCGTTCTCCCCGGGCGCGGCCCTGGACGGGGCGCCGGGGGTGGCGCTGATGTTCGCCGTGGCGTCGATGGTGGGCTTCGAGGCCACCGCGATCTACGGCGAGGAGGCGCGCGAGCCTCGCAAGACGGTGCCGCGGGCCACGTATCTGGCCGTCGTCTTCGTCACCGGCTTCTTCGCCTTCGCCTCCTGGATGCTGATCTCGTCGTACGGCGCTTCGAAGGCGACCGCGGCCGCGGGCAAGGCCCTGGAGGGCGGCGACTCGACGGCCTTCGTCTTCGCGCCGATCGCCGACCTGTTCGGCGCCTGGGTCAACGACGTCCTGCCCGTCCTGCTGGCCACCTCCCTGTTCGCAGGCATCCTCGCCTTCCACAACTCCGCCAACCGCTACCTGTTCTCCCTCAGCCGCGACGGGCTGCTGCCCCGCAAGCTGTCGGCGATCAACCGCCGTCACTCGCCCGCCGTGGCCGGGTGGGTCCAGACGGCCGTCGCGGTCCTGCTGGTCGTCCCGTTCGCGCTGGCGGGCAAGGACCCGGTCCTCGCACTGTTCTCCTGGGGCAGCGGGGTGGCCGTCCTGGGCATCATGCTGCTGTACCTGCTCACCTCCCTCTCCGTGGTCGCCTTCTTCCGCCGTGAGCGGCTGGACGCCCGGCCGTGGAACACGCTGATCGCCCCGGCCCTGGGCGCACTCGGCATCGCCGGTGCGATCTGGCTGATCGTGGAGAACTTCACCACGCTCATCGGCGGCGAGCAGAGCACCGCCGTCTGGCTGGAGCTGACCGTCCCGGCGGTCCTGGCCGCGGGAGTGGCCGCGGAGCGGCTCACCCGCGGCAGGACGGCGGCCGGCGGCTGACACGGTGGAGCGGGCGCCGGCTGCCACGGCACGGCGGCCGGCGGCTGCCCCGGTACGGCGGGCGAGGCCGTCAGCCGTACCGAGGCGACCGCCACCGCCGCCCCTCTATCGTTTGGATTCAAATAATCTCTCTGGAGGTCCCCGCATGCTGGACGTCACCCACGAGGAGTGGCAGCGCCGCGCCAAGTCCCTGGACCTGTCCGGCGCCCATCACGTCGACGGCGCCGACGAGGCCGGCGGAGGGGCGGTCTTCGCCGCCGTCTCGCCCCGTGACGGGCAGGCGCTGACCCAGGTCGCCGACGGGGGCGCCGCCGAGGTGGACGCGGCCGTGGCCGCCGCGCGCCGCGCCTTCGACACCGGCCCGTGGCCGCGCCTGGCGCCCGCCGACCGGGGCCGGGCGCTGCTGCGGATGGCCGACGCGCTCCAGGAGCGCCGCGAGGAACTGGCGCTCACCGTCAGCCTGGAGATGGGCAAGCCCATCACCGACGCGTACGAGATCGAACTGCGCGCCGTCATCAACACCTTCCGCTGGTACGGGCAGTCGGCGGACAAGCAGGCCGACGAGTCCCCGCACACCGCCCCGGACGCCCTCGCCCTGGTCACCCGGGAGCCGGCCGGGGTGGTCGGCGCGGTCGTGCCGTGGAACTTCCCGCTGACGTTGGCGGGTTGGAAGGTCGCCCCGGCGCTGGCCGCGGGCTGCACGGTCGTACTGAAGCCGTCGGAGAACTCGCCGCTGTCCGCACTGCTCCTCGGCCGGATCGCGACCGAGGCCGGGCTTCCCCCGGGCGTGCTCAACGTCGTCAACGGCAACGGGCCGGTCGCGGGGCGGGCGTTGGGCCTCCATCCGGACGTCGACGTCCTCGCCTTCACCGGTTCCACCGCCGTCGGCCGCCACTTCCTGCACTACGCCGCCGACTCCAACCTCAAGCGCGTCTGGCTGGAGCTGGGCGGCAAGTCGCCCAACATCGTCCTCCCGGACGCCCCCGACCTGGAGAAGGCCGCCGCCACCGCCGCCTGGGGCGTCTTCTTCAACCAGGGCGAGATGTGCACCGCCCCCTCCCGGCTGCTGGTGCACTCCTCCATCGCCGAGCGCGTCACGGAGACGATCGTCCGGCGCGCCCGCGAACTGCGCATAGGCGACCCGCTCGACCCCGCCACCGAGATGGGCGCCCTGGTCGGCGAGGACCACCTCGAGCGCGTACAGGACCACATCGGCACCGGCCTGGCCGAGGGCGCGCGCCTGCTCACGGGCGGCTCCCGCACCCTCGCCGACTCCGGCGGCAGCTTCCTGGAACCGACCGTCTTCGACCACGTCGACCCCGGCATGCGACTGGCCCGAGAGGAGATCTTCGGCCCGGTGCTGTCCGTGCTCGCCTTCGACGACCTGGACGAGGCGGTGCGGCTGGCCAACGCCACCGAGTACGGCCTCGCCGCCGGCCTGTGGACCTCCGACCTGTCCACCGCCCACAAGGTCTCCCGGGCGTTGCGGGCGGGCACGGTGTGGGTCAACTGCTATGAGGAGGGCGACCTGACCGTCCCCTTCGGCGGCATGAAGCAGTCGGGCAACGGACGGGACAAGTCCGCCCACGCCCTGGAGAAGTACACCGAGCTCAAGACGACCTGGATCCAGCTGTGACCCCCACCCCCGTACGTCCCCTGATCGCCGTCCCGGCCCGGTTCTCCGCTACGACCTCCGCACTCCGTCACTCCGCAGAGGTCAACGCCCGCGCCCTGATCGAGGCCGTCTGGCGGGCCGGCGGCGAACCGGCGGGCATCCACCCCGCATCGGGGGAGGTCACGTCCCGCCTCGCCCGCTTCGACGGCGTCCTGCTCCCCGGCGGCGGCGACCTCGCCCCCCACCGCTACGGCGCGCACGGCGTCCATGCCAGCGTCTACGACGTCGACGACCTCCAGGACGCCTTCGACCTCGAAGTCGCCGGCCGGGCGCTGGACGTGGGCCTGCCCCTGCTGGCGATCTGCCGCGGTCTCCAGGTCGTCAACGTAGCCCTGGGCGGCGCCCTGGAACAGGACATGGGCGGCCCCGAGCGCGAACACCGGCACCTGGTGCACCCGGTGGCGATCCAGCGCGGCACGCTGCTGGAGCAGGCCACCGGTGCGCAGAAGACGGAGGCGTCCTGCTACCACCACCAACGGGTGGACCGCCTGGGCGCGGGACTAGCGGTCAGCGCGCGTGCCGCCGACGGAACCGTGGAGGGACTCGAACTCCCCGGCGCCCAGGGATGGTTCACCGCCGTCCAGTGGCACCCCGAGGACACCGCCCACGAAGACCCCGCCCAGCAGGCTCTCTTCGACGCCCTCGTGCGAGCCGCCCGCGACGGACGCTGACCTCAGCCCTTGGGTCGCCGCCCACTACGGCGCGGCGCCGGCTCGGCGCCGTCGAGGAGCGTCAGGCGACGCTCCTCCCCGTGCTCCTCGACCTGCCGTACGACCTGGCGCAGCCCCTCCGCGACGCCCCGGCACTCCTCGTCGCTGAGCCCCGAGGCGACGAACGCCTCCTCCTCGTTGAACTGCGGGAACAGCCGCTGCATCAGCGCCTCGCCCTCCTCGGTGAGGCTGAGCAGCACCAGCCTGCCGTCGGAGGGGTGACCGGTCCTCCTGA
This window of the Streptomyces sp. NBC_01275 genome carries:
- a CDS encoding 3,4-dihydroxyphenylacetate 2,3-dioxygenase, with the translated sequence MGEIVGAGLLAHVPTIVLPEADRLELNDGKEITLVTGLRQLRKEVFERDDYDTVVVLDSHWATTVEFVVTAQQRRAGLFTSEELPRGMCRMPYDFPGDPELARNIEKFADEHGTWITAIEDDYLPIYYATINLWKFLGEGLPDKRWVTIGVCQTGDMEDHLRLGRALADGIAATPGRRVLLIASGALSHTFWPLRELRDHESSDPVNIFTPQARAADHERIDWFKEGRHDKVLDTMDEFGKYRPEAKFFHYLMMAGALGEQACVAKARQYGEYENSIGTGQVHLWFDRPADGWTGAGLPATPSPRTPHSRS
- a CDS encoding fumarylacetoacetate hydrolase family protein, encoding MPQYRRILLAGAAVQVTVDGDELVAGDGRRVKTEEAQHLPPAVPSKVIAVHLNHRSRVDEFGIELPATPTYFHKPTSSLNSHQGAIVRPEGCKWLNYEGEVAIVIGRTARNVSPAEAGEYIAGYTIANDYGLHDFRDTDAGSMLRVKGSDTLCPLGPGLVTDWDFHGKTLRTYVNGEVVQDGSTDEMQWDMHYLVADIARTITLHPGDVLLSGTPANSRPVQPGDVVEVEVEGLGRLTNHIVTGPTPIRTDVGAQPTESEEVLSTALGGDWEFRGIRPPRR
- a CDS encoding TetR/AcrR family transcriptional regulator encodes the protein MTESAETPEDGKPRPRMNYGQGREALLNAAVRVVAQGGLRKLTYRAVAQEAGTTHGLVVHHFGSRDALIEEALAHAIRTSLNTSALEPGTGEVADFSVGVSDMVTADPDIQAFQYELLLESRRRPELLPHLRALYDEYFDATGRELTRMLPDGAGRPLTRLVFAALDGLVLHQLVFGEPETTDAAIEELRTLLRLLAAAGHDAPESAV
- a CDS encoding APC family permease — translated: MDSQTAVVNETAPDASTAGKLKPNSLGVLGILFFVLSAQAPLTGVAGAVPIAVAIGNGAGAPAAYLAAGVITLLFSVGFVAMGRHVVDAGAFYTYIGKGLGRRLGTGSAGIALFAYCAIQAAMYGLYGATVSGLLGQYTGADVPWWACAVVTMAIVQVLGASGIEMGAKVLAVFVLAEFSILAVFALVTLFKGGGPEGLGLARSFSPGAALDGAPGVALMFAVASMVGFEATAIYGEEAREPRKTVPRATYLAVVFVTGFFAFASWMLISSYGASKATAAAGKALEGGDSTAFVFAPIADLFGAWVNDVLPVLLATSLFAGILAFHNSANRYLFSLSRDGLLPRKLSAINRRHSPAVAGWVQTAVAVLLVVPFALAGKDPVLALFSWGSGVAVLGIMLLYLLTSLSVVAFFRRERLDARPWNTLIAPALGALGIAGAIWLIVENFTTLIGGEQSTAVWLELTVPAVLAAGVAAERLTRGRTAAGG
- a CDS encoding aldehyde dehydrogenase; protein product: MLDVTHEEWQRRAKSLDLSGAHHVDGADEAGGGAVFAAVSPRDGQALTQVADGGAAEVDAAVAAARRAFDTGPWPRLAPADRGRALLRMADALQERREELALTVSLEMGKPITDAYEIELRAVINTFRWYGQSADKQADESPHTAPDALALVTREPAGVVGAVVPWNFPLTLAGWKVAPALAAGCTVVLKPSENSPLSALLLGRIATEAGLPPGVLNVVNGNGPVAGRALGLHPDVDVLAFTGSTAVGRHFLHYAADSNLKRVWLELGGKSPNIVLPDAPDLEKAAATAAWGVFFNQGEMCTAPSRLLVHSSIAERVTETIVRRARELRIGDPLDPATEMGALVGEDHLERVQDHIGTGLAEGARLLTGGSRTLADSGGSFLEPTVFDHVDPGMRLAREEIFGPVLSVLAFDDLDEAVRLANATEYGLAAGLWTSDLSTAHKVSRALRAGTVWVNCYEEGDLTVPFGGMKQSGNGRDKSAHALEKYTELKTTWIQL
- a CDS encoding gamma-glutamyl-gamma-aminobutyrate hydrolase family protein; the protein is MTPTPVRPLIAVPARFSATTSALRHSAEVNARALIEAVWRAGGEPAGIHPASGEVTSRLARFDGVLLPGGGDLAPHRYGAHGVHASVYDVDDLQDAFDLEVAGRALDVGLPLLAICRGLQVVNVALGGALEQDMGGPEREHRHLVHPVAIQRGTLLEQATGAQKTEASCYHHQRVDRLGAGLAVSARAADGTVEGLELPGAQGWFTAVQWHPEDTAHEDPAQQALFDALVRAARDGR